A region of Salinibacter sp. 10B DNA encodes the following proteins:
- a CDS encoding glycosyltransferase family 2 protein, translating to MPKITIVTPCYNAERFIGSTIESVQGQTLQNWEHIVVDDGSTDGSADIVETYVSNDESNRLRLLRQSNQGVCRARNVGFDARSSDSDYVLFLDADDCLKPDMLATLVAHMEDHPEVGLTYCLYDHLDADDNVTRSPTLPTRYRASTLGLHPVPDDVLETPTLSIFAGQAIPSVSLLRASLFERTDGFDEEIGQPVEDVDLFTQIALQSVVHRLPLHLVYYRRYEGQASQNTSRIRKHRKKLLAKWSHSFNEITEEHQRICRSLRYDWSGKLVPAIWLRAAKATMAQGKVVHSFLLLAGGIARYLLYTGKLLLSS from the coding sequence ATGCCCAAGATTACAATCGTCACCCCCTGCTACAACGCTGAGCGCTTCATTGGCTCGACGATCGAGAGCGTGCAGGGACAAACCCTTCAAAACTGGGAGCACATCGTCGTGGATGACGGGAGCACCGACGGGTCGGCCGATATTGTGGAGACGTACGTTTCCAACGATGAGAGCAACCGCCTCCGCCTTCTCCGACAATCCAACCAGGGCGTCTGCCGAGCCCGGAATGTGGGATTTGATGCTCGCTCCTCGGATAGCGACTACGTTCTCTTTCTCGACGCCGACGATTGTCTAAAACCCGACATGCTCGCAACCCTGGTTGCTCACATGGAGGACCATCCAGAGGTGGGCCTCACGTACTGTCTGTACGATCACCTCGACGCAGACGACAACGTGACCCGTTCCCCCACTCTTCCCACGCGCTATCGCGCCTCGACGCTTGGGCTTCACCCTGTGCCCGACGATGTGCTCGAAACCCCGACCCTCTCTATTTTTGCCGGCCAAGCCATCCCCTCCGTGTCCCTGCTCCGCGCCTCCCTCTTCGAACGGACAGATGGTTTCGACGAAGAGATCGGGCAGCCCGTGGAAGACGTAGACCTCTTTACTCAAATCGCTCTCCAGTCGGTCGTCCACAGACTTCCCCTCCACCTCGTGTACTATCGGCGATACGAAGGACAAGCAAGCCAAAATACCTCCCGCATCCGGAAGCATCGGAAGAAGCTCCTCGCGAAATGGAGCCACTCCTTCAACGAGATTACAGAAGAGCACCAGCGCATCTGTCGCTCGCTCCGATATGACTGGAGTGGAAAGTTAGTCCCCGCAATTTGGCTTCGAGCCGCAAAGGCAACGATGGCACAGGGCAAAGTCGTCCACTCATTCCTTCTACTGGCCGGTGGCATCGCCCGATACCTCCTGTACACGGGAAAACTTCTTCTCTCCTCCTAA
- a CDS encoding glycosyltransferase family 8 protein codes for MVIVTAADDRFALPLGVMVHSLLANARPEAEMTLYVLSDGISPRHRQRIESVVARAKKDRIVDFRWMDVQPDRPPSTRDESPSLRTTDFISDAAYLRLLIPNLLPEAQERAIYLDADLLVERDLTPLWTEPFDEAPVLAVRDYKIQTVSHQKGLAHYHDFGLSPDTPYFNSGVLVLNLNAWRTEHVRADAMRYVARYRKVMNTCDQEALNAVLAGRWKELDPRWNRQSAISDLDRWPESSFKRDIESQRDALLHAPYIDHFTGNDKPWNILTDHPSKDRFLEYLASSGWFSPLEFRAWRGFRTARIPEQYLRNLTRPLRHRAGALFKSS; via the coding sequence ATGGTTATTGTCACTGCAGCCGACGATCGATTTGCGCTTCCGCTCGGCGTCATGGTTCATTCCCTTCTCGCGAATGCACGCCCGGAGGCCGAAATGACTCTCTACGTCTTGTCCGACGGCATTTCGCCCCGACACCGCCAGCGGATTGAGTCGGTCGTCGCCCGGGCAAAGAAGGACCGCATCGTCGATTTTCGCTGGATGGACGTACAACCGGATCGTCCGCCCTCGACCCGAGACGAATCCCCTTCCCTCAGAACGACCGACTTTATTTCGGACGCCGCCTATCTTCGGTTGCTCATCCCGAATCTTCTCCCCGAGGCGCAGGAGCGCGCCATTTACCTCGACGCCGACCTCCTCGTTGAACGAGACCTCACCCCGCTGTGGACGGAGCCCTTTGACGAGGCCCCCGTTCTTGCGGTGCGCGATTACAAGATTCAGACCGTCTCTCACCAAAAAGGACTTGCGCATTACCACGACTTCGGCCTGTCCCCCGATACGCCGTACTTCAACTCCGGGGTGCTGGTCCTAAACCTGAACGCATGGCGTACCGAGCATGTGCGCGCAGACGCGATGCGGTACGTTGCGCGCTATCGGAAGGTCATGAACACATGCGACCAGGAGGCACTCAATGCGGTTCTCGCCGGACGCTGGAAGGAACTGGACCCCCGCTGGAACCGACAGTCTGCCATCAGCGATCTGGATCGATGGCCGGAGTCGTCCTTCAAGCGGGACATCGAATCCCAACGGGACGCACTTCTGCACGCCCCCTACATCGACCACTTTACCGGCAACGACAAGCCCTGGAATATCCTGACGGACCATCCCTCGAAGGATCGATTCCTAGAGTATCTGGCGTCGAGCGGCTGGTTTTCGCCACTCGAATTTCGAGCGTGGCGCGGGTTCCGCACAGCCCGTATTCCCGAGCAGTACCTCCGGAACCTCACCCGTCCCCTTCGTCACCGGGCCGGAGCCCTTTTCAAATCGTCGTGA
- a CDS encoding DUF5060 domain-containing protein: protein MRSYVFFTCSLLLFTLGVPTLASAQSCPDPDAPPAVEGEQKRWHPLTVTFTGPCTSESDDPNPFLDYRLTVTFQHSASGTQLSVPGYYAADGDAAETSATGGNKWRVHFTPRHTGDWTYEASFRTGTEVAISLDPSAGSSTAFDGQSGSFSITNTDKSGRDHRGKGLLQYTGSRYLEFDDGTVFLKGGADSPENLLAYSEFDGTYNAGGSDYVRDYAPHKDDWRTGDPSWQGGKGKGLIGALNYLASEEMNAFSFLTMNIAGGDGEDVWPWTGPSNVYRYDVSKLAQWETVFSHADSVGLFKHFKTQEKENDGYLDKGDLGPERKLYYRELIARFAHHHALNWNLGEENVNTDAQRKAFISYIAALDAYNHPIVVHTFPDEKEKVYDPLLGHNDFDGPSLQLSEMSPSQAHSSVTKWVSESKAAGRPWVVSIDEPGTAEAGLRPDSDDNHDAARNVLWTAFFAGGDGIEWYFGYKYPDDDLNADDWRSRDRFWDFHRYALRFMRELPVRTMTSDDARLSGTPGHVFSDESDVFAVYLPDGGSDATLDLPSGSFTVSWFDPRNGGSLQTGTISEVQGGASTSIGAPPQDPNQDWVALVSKGGVLPVELSSLEAATSGSESIVLTWSTTSEQNNAGFEILHRPPSGSIFTSVGFVNGAGTTDSPQSYRYRISASEPGTHSLRLKQVDVDGTATLSDSITVSLSLKSPYSLKGPAPNPTPTHAQATLRVQETQTVTVRLYDALGRQIRTLYSGTVQANTPLGLRTSSALGNGVYFLRIEGERFTTTRQVSIVK, encoded by the coding sequence ATGCGCTCCTACGTGTTCTTTACCTGTTCCCTCCTGCTCTTCACGCTGGGGGTACCGACTCTCGCCTCTGCTCAGTCGTGTCCGGATCCGGACGCGCCCCCTGCGGTGGAGGGCGAACAAAAACGCTGGCATCCCCTCACCGTCACCTTTACCGGCCCCTGCACAAGCGAAAGTGACGACCCCAATCCGTTCCTCGACTATCGACTGACCGTCACGTTTCAGCACAGCGCCAGTGGGACGCAGCTGTCGGTTCCGGGCTACTATGCGGCGGACGGGGATGCGGCCGAGACCAGCGCCACTGGCGGCAACAAATGGCGGGTGCACTTCACTCCGCGTCATACGGGCGACTGGACCTACGAAGCGTCCTTCCGTACGGGCACGGAAGTGGCCATCAGCCTCGACCCCAGCGCTGGCTCGTCGACGGCCTTTGACGGCCAGTCCGGCTCCTTCTCCATCACGAACACGGACAAATCCGGGCGAGACCACCGCGGAAAAGGACTGTTGCAGTACACCGGCAGCCGGTATCTTGAATTCGACGACGGTACCGTCTTTCTGAAAGGCGGCGCCGATAGCCCGGAAAATCTGCTGGCGTACTCCGAGTTCGACGGCACCTATAACGCAGGCGGCTCCGACTACGTGCGAGACTACGCCCCTCACAAAGACGACTGGCGCACGGGAGACCCATCCTGGCAGGGGGGAAAAGGGAAGGGACTGATCGGAGCGCTCAACTACCTCGCGTCCGAAGAAATGAATGCGTTCTCCTTTCTCACAATGAATATCGCTGGGGGCGATGGAGAGGACGTGTGGCCTTGGACGGGGCCGTCGAACGTCTATCGCTATGACGTTTCGAAGCTTGCGCAATGGGAAACCGTCTTTTCCCACGCCGACAGCGTCGGCCTCTTCAAACACTTCAAGACTCAGGAAAAGGAGAATGACGGCTACCTCGACAAAGGCGACCTTGGGCCGGAACGGAAACTGTACTACCGTGAATTGATTGCTCGCTTCGCCCACCACCACGCCCTCAACTGGAACCTCGGAGAAGAAAATGTAAACACCGACGCTCAGCGAAAAGCATTTATCTCGTACATTGCGGCCCTCGATGCGTACAACCACCCCATTGTCGTCCACACCTTCCCCGATGAAAAAGAGAAGGTATACGACCCGCTACTCGGACATAACGACTTCGACGGCCCCTCCCTGCAGCTCTCCGAGATGAGTCCGTCTCAGGCGCATTCGAGCGTCACGAAGTGGGTGTCGGAGTCAAAGGCTGCCGGTCGACCGTGGGTCGTTTCGATTGACGAACCTGGGACGGCCGAGGCGGGACTCCGTCCCGACAGTGATGACAACCACGACGCTGCTCGGAATGTCCTCTGGACGGCCTTTTTCGCGGGGGGCGACGGCATTGAGTGGTACTTTGGATACAAGTACCCCGACGACGATCTAAACGCCGACGACTGGCGGTCCCGGGATCGCTTCTGGGACTTTCACCGGTATGCCCTTCGCTTCATGCGCGAGTTGCCGGTGCGCACGATGACGAGCGACGACGCCCGCCTCTCCGGAACGCCGGGGCACGTCTTTTCGGACGAGTCTGACGTTTTCGCCGTCTATCTTCCGGATGGGGGAAGCGATGCGACCCTGGACCTGCCCTCCGGCTCGTTTACCGTGTCCTGGTTCGACCCCCGCAACGGGGGCTCCCTCCAAACGGGAACGATCTCCGAGGTCCAGGGTGGGGCCTCAACCTCAATCGGCGCGCCCCCGCAGGACCCCAATCAGGACTGGGTCGCTCTCGTCTCGAAAGGCGGGGTTCTTCCTGTCGAGCTTTCGAGCCTAGAGGCCGCAACAAGCGGATCGGAATCGATTGTACTCACCTGGTCGACAACCTCCGAACAAAACAACGCCGGCTTCGAGATTCTGCACCGCCCGCCCAGCGGATCGATATTTACGTCGGTTGGATTTGTGAACGGCGCCGGCACGACGGACAGTCCCCAGTCGTACCGCTACCGGATCTCCGCCTCTGAGCCGGGCACCCACTCGCTACGTCTCAAACAAGTGGACGTCGACGGGACCGCTACCCTTTCCGATTCCATCACCGTGTCGCTGTCGCTGAAATCCCCCTACAGCCTGAAAGGCCCCGCCCCAAACCCCACCCCGACGCACGCCCAAGCCACTCTCCGCGTCCAGGAAACACAGACGGTCACGGTTCGGCTCTACGATGCGCTGGGGCGCCAAATTCGCACGCTCTACTCCGGAACCGTGCAGGCCAACACCCCGCTGGGCCTCCGAACGTCTTCCGCCCTCGGGAATGGGGTCTACTTCCTGCGAATCGAGGGGGAACGGTTTACGACGACCCGCCAGGTCAGTATCGTGAAATGA
- the rfbB gene encoding dTDP-glucose 4,6-dehydratase produces the protein MSQPSSSFSLPTPPTILVTGGCGFIGSALVRYLLSETDARVVTVDKLTYAGSPRNLAGMADHERHTLEVEDIADEAAMRRLFSAYAPDAVVHLAAESHVDRSIEGPGAFIQTNVLGTYTLLEVARDYWAVLPERQRTAFRLLCVSTDEVYGALGADGAFTESTPYDPSSPYSASKAAADHLARAWHRTYGMPTLITNCSNNYGPYQYPEKLIPVVILKALSGAPIPVYGTGMNVRDWLYVDDHVRALYTVLTEGRVGETYNIGGHGERTNLEVVEAICSHLDEVHPRSGGRYRSLVDFVDDRPGHDWRYAIDPTKITSELGWTPRETFESGIQKTVEWYLDHRGWCRAVLEKKQTSHVARA, from the coding sequence ATGTCTCAACCCAGTTCATCGTTTTCTTTACCGACGCCGCCGACGATTCTCGTGACGGGGGGGTGTGGGTTTATCGGGTCCGCTCTCGTTCGGTATCTGCTGTCTGAGACCGATGCTCGGGTGGTCACCGTCGATAAGCTCACGTATGCAGGAAGTCCGCGAAATTTGGCCGGGATGGCCGATCACGAACGGCACACGCTCGAAGTGGAGGACATTGCGGATGAAGCGGCGATGCGTCGACTATTCTCCGCATACGCGCCGGATGCCGTCGTGCACCTCGCTGCTGAAAGCCACGTAGACCGCTCGATTGAAGGACCGGGGGCGTTTATCCAGACGAACGTGTTGGGCACGTACACCCTTCTTGAGGTTGCACGTGACTACTGGGCCGTCCTGCCGGAACGACAGCGCACGGCGTTTCGACTGCTTTGTGTGTCGACCGACGAAGTCTATGGAGCACTGGGGGCAGACGGAGCCTTTACGGAGAGCACGCCCTATGACCCGTCCTCTCCGTATTCGGCAAGCAAGGCTGCAGCCGATCACCTGGCCCGCGCGTGGCATCGGACCTATGGGATGCCCACGCTGATCACGAATTGCTCGAATAACTACGGGCCGTACCAGTATCCCGAAAAGCTAATCCCGGTCGTGATTCTGAAGGCCCTCAGCGGAGCCCCGATCCCCGTGTACGGCACAGGGATGAATGTGCGCGACTGGCTCTATGTGGATGATCATGTGCGAGCCCTCTATACCGTCCTGACCGAAGGGCGGGTTGGGGAGACCTATAACATTGGAGGACACGGCGAACGGACGAATCTTGAGGTCGTCGAGGCGATCTGTTCTCACCTGGATGAGGTGCACCCCCGTTCAGGGGGGCGGTATCGTTCTCTCGTCGACTTCGTTGACGATCGACCGGGACACGACTGGCGCTATGCCATCGATCCGACGAAGATTACGTCGGAGTTGGGCTGGACGCCTCGCGAGACGTTCGAGAGCGGTATTCAGAAAACCGTCGAATGGTACCTCGACCACCGGGGCTGGTGTCGGGCCGTTCTGGAGAAGAAGCAAACTTCTCACGTCGCCCGGGCCTAA